From the Manihot esculenta cultivar AM560-2 chromosome 14, M.esculenta_v8, whole genome shotgun sequence genome, the window GGAACGACATATAATCAAAGTAGGCCGTAGAATcgatcattttattaatatcagggagagGGTAACAATCTTTTGGACGGGCCTAGTTCAGGTTGGTAAAGTCTATACACATTCTATACTTGCCAttagcttttttgactaacacaagGTTTGCTAACCACTGTGAGTACATGACTTCGCTAATGAACCCTGCCTCTTCTAATTTATGCACTTCCTCCCTCCTTCCCAACcactctcttcttttgttttattGGTTTTTCCCCTGGGAGGACGTTAAGCTTGTGGGTCATCACCTCAGGGTCTATTCCTGGCATGTTGGATGGCTTTCAGgcgaagcttgaggcatgtcctTGGATTAAGGCCATAGCTGCCACCTTCTGCTCTTCAGTCAGGCCCTCCTTGAGGTTGAAAACCTTGTCTGTCTCTTCCTCTAATAATGGGAAGGTCTCTAGCTCCCTCATGGGCTCTGTCTGAGCTTCTTTCTTCTCATCCCTGGCTTCCATGACCTTTGAGTTGATCCCCTCATCTGCTGAGCTCGGTTCTGCCACTATGGCCATATATACTGCTCTTGCTTCCTATTGTCGTCTTCGGACTACTCCTAACCCTGCCTCGGTTGGGAATTTCAAGGTCAGGTATCTGATGTTGGTCACCACCTCAAACTTGTACAGCACAAGCCTTCTCAAGATTGCATTGTAGCAGAACGGGAGCTTCACCACAAAAAATACAGCGTAGTGAGTCTGAGACAGGGGTGGCTCGCCCAAGGTCAGAGCTACCTTCACCTTTCCCTCCACAGCCACCGGGGTTCCTCCAATCCCCTTCACCGGGACTTGATCCCGTATCAGCTACTCCTCTAGTATCCCTATCTACTGAAAAACCCTGTAAGGCAATAAGTTCACCTTGCTTCCATCATCTACTAGGATCTTCCAGACCCGgtagttgtgaatgacggcttcGATGACAAGggcatcatcatggggcattGGAATGCCGTGAGCGTCCTTAGGGGAGAAGGGGATGATTGTTGGGGAGTGTTCTACTACCTGCAGGACTTCGCTGCTGCTCCCCTCCCCGTCTTGGCTTCTCTTCCTCCCCCTCCTGCTCATCTGACCTCCGGtccctccaacaatcatgttgatggttccactggagcCATCCTTCACAAGTCCTGCCCCCTGTCTATGGGGCCTTTCTGCTGGGGCCTCTCTCTttctggtttcttcacaaagtttcggagatgccccctctttatcagcctctcgatctcacTGATCAGCTGGTAGCAGCTGTTGGTGTTATGGTCGTGGGTACGGTGATACTAGCAGTACTTGTCAAGGTCTCTCCGGTTTGCATCTGCTTTCATGGGCTTGGGCCACTGAAGGAAATCCTTATCTTGTACtaccatgagcacttcggctctggaggcgttGAGGGGAGTTATAGCCTCAGGGACCCGAGGTGGATACGGCCTCTGCTCCCTTCTGTCCCTGGGTTGCCTATACACCTCTAGGCCTTTATTTTGCCTTCTCTCAGGTCTTTCTGACCTATTTTCTTCTAGTGCCTTCCTTCTATCTGCAGCCTCCCTAGCGAACCTGCTGGTTgtcaaggcgtcatcctgccttatataatTCTCTGCTCTCTTCATCAGTTCGACCAGGATAGTGGGTGGCTTCCTGCACAATGACCTAAAGAACTCGGGGGATGTGGTCCCCTTCTACATAGTTTCCACAACCCGGCTTTCATCTAGCTTCGGGATCTGCAGGATTTCTGTATTGAAATGGGCCACATACTCCCTTAAGGACGCATTCTTCCTTTGCCGGACGGTCTCCAAAtagctggtctttctctcagcTGGAACTCCCACTATGAACCGGCTAATGAAAATGCTGATGAGGTCCCCAAAACTCCTAATGCTTCCAGCCTCCAGACTATTAAACCAAGCCCTCGCTGGTCCTGTAAGGGTTGtggggaacaccttgcacatcaaggcattcGATAGAGTCTGGAGCTCCAtgaatgttttatagttcagaaTGTGCTCCCGCAGATTTCTAGCTCCATCATACGTCGCCATAGGTGGCATCATGAACGTTTTTGGGACGGTTTCTTGTTGGATCCACCTAGAGAACGGTGATGATGTGGGCAAGAAGGTCTGGCTATGGTCTTTTGCCCCCAGTTCGGCTAAGAGTTTCTCCTTCATCTTCTTCAGTTTCTGGTCTACATCCTCCTCCTCTTGTCTCGGCCTCTTCTCCAGGCGATACCCATCCCTCCATTCTTCACTCTCCGTTCTCCTGACTGTTCCTGCAGAGTAGCTCTCTGCCTCGTCATTCTCAATGAGCTCTTTCACCCTTCTCCCTCGAGCCCTGGCTGCTGGCTCCTCTTCTCTATCAGCTCCTCCACTCCCTTCTCCAGTCCTCTGGCCCTCCAGCTACTTTGCTGAGGGATTTGGTAGTTAAAGGTGGATTGGGGCTCTGTGGACCCCTTCAACTATAGGGGGTATATTTAATGAGGGTATTGAGACCCCTCTACTGCAGCATCTGCCCCAGCCAATGGGCAGTATTCTGTAGCTGAAGtgccatggtttgaaggtcttGGTTGGATATGGTGGCTCCAGGTGCATTCCCTGCCGAACTCGGTAAGGGATTAAACAGCAATGGTGGTTGGTTGGAGGGggttgtaggactagaaaaggagaaatGCTGCCCTTCTTGAGCAGAGGTCAGGTCATTTAGGGTGTTAATAGTGTGGTTTTCGTTATGGTTTActatgtggatctcagtgggtattgcaAGAACAGAACTCCGGTGACGAAAATATCTCATTCGTTCCTACAGATGGTGCcaattgatgttctgagattcagaaaatagggtttacaatagTGGTGTAAGCTTAGATGGAGAGGAAGACGTTCCTCCCCTTTTATCCCTTTTCCTTTTGTCTACTAGTGACGTCTAACCGCTTCTCTGCTACAGTGCCACATGTCTCTATCACTaaggtccgtacgtacggacatGTCAGAGCCCCTTTCTACATCaggtggccatttaattcccctcgGCGCACATGCGGGCAGGGTTACGAAGTGACTAGGCCAGCTACTCTCCTTCACGTCACATCACCGGGCTGGATTACTTTCCGATCAATCTGGACTCGCGATCGACTCGGCCTGCCCCATGTGTTTGGGTCAAGACTTGAAATGTTGGACTGGTCGGCTAAAGGGAGATTTCATGGACTTTGGGCTAGCGTTATTCTCTTGGGCCCGATCTTGTCCAGAATATAAAAAGGCCGACAGTCGTGAAATACAATCCAATATTCTAAGCAATCATGGACCATGGttatgaattcacagataaagAATTTTTTTGCTTGTTAATTAAGATGATAATTTACTATCCCGAGAGgtgaaataagataaaaagagttcatttttctttcatgcGTCAAATTCAAACTCTAGTTATAAACACTTTTAAAACTCTTGGAACCATTTTATCCTCCTAATAGATTTCCCCGACATAAATTCGAATTACTCGGATGGTATCTGAGCTTGTGCTCATTTTTTTACCTTCAATATCTACTTCTTTAGTTCCTTTATCTGGTTCCAGAGAACATAAAAAATCAGCCTAGAACCATTTTGTCCTATTAATAAGTTTGTACCCCACAAATCCGAATTACTCGGATATGGTATCTGAACTTGTGCTGATTTTTTAAACATCAATATCTTCTTCTTTGGTTCCTTTATCTGGTTTCACAGAACATAAAAAATCAGCCTACAACCACCACATGATCTATAATCCTACCATTTTCTGCTATTATCTCAACAATAAATAAGAAGCTGTCAAGCTCATCCAACTTTGCTCAGAATTTAAGTTGCGGCTTATTGCTAGTTTGGTAGAATGGTTAAGTAATTTTCTGAGACTAAGAAAAAACAAGCCTCATTTATTCGTGAAAttcaaaaacacaaatttgTGCATATAAAAAATCTCCAAGCAATTTATGGACTAGGGAAATAAAAAGCAGCCTATGCATCAAATATCAGAGAAATACAACTGGGAAAATGGGATGGTAATATTTTATCCAGTCATATCTGCTGAGTTAGGGTGACGTTTGATTGGCTTAGGCAAGTCAAAGGCAGAAGAAGATAAAgttgtttttctttctttttgttttttttatctattttaacaTAAGAAAATATAAACCTAGTGACTGGATTTTggacatttttttaattaaacaagTTCTTTATCCCTTTAAAAGTCACATCAACTTACCTTTATTcaatctatatatataattaatatatcaattgtttgtattattttttatatttttaattttatttatttatttaaataataaaaaatattaagataaaGTAAAGtaataattacataaaataataaaataaactttttgatatactataaaaatttaaaaaaattaaatttactaatcaaactactaaaaataattattaaaataaattatcaatcatttaaaatattaacgAATAAATTACTGTTTATTAacaaaaaatcataattataatttcactttactgattttttttcatataacaagtattttaaattttgtaagatataattatttattcttaaattttaaaaaaaatttccacAATTGGAGCCAATAAGGCATGGGCTTATATTTTGCGTGCAGCCACATgaggaaaaattataaaatataaaaggttGTACTATGTAAATTATATAGCATACTTTCCgggtataataaattaatagaataaagacatatgtataaataaatctttttttaaaaaaaattaaaatttaattatcatattttaagtgttcatcatttatttttagtatatatatctatttattaattttttattaatttattattctatATAAAATTGCCTAAATAATACCATAGTTGTTGTACTGTATAATTACTCACGCACGTCAGACACGATCCTTTACTCCAATTTCCTCCACATCCTAGAAAGATCTCCTGTTTCCTTCTTCGTGAACCATCGAGAACTAACCATATGCTTCTAGAAGTTTCATCATATAACAGTTAAGAAACCGCACCCTATATATACCTCCTTCCTTCCTCTCTTCAAACCGCAGATCTAAGCATAGAAATACACAAATACAAACAAGCCTTCACTGAGCAATCTTGTTCTTTTCTCTCAATTCCCATTTCAAAAACCAAGCAAGAAAAATGTCTCTCATTCCAAGCAGCTTCTTCGGTGGCCGGAGAGCCAACGTCTTCGATCCTTTCTCTCTCGACTTCTGGGATCCCTTCTATGGCTTCCCATTCCCAAGCACATCTCTCTCAGTCTCAGCTCCTCGCTCTGAGTCCGCAAATGAAACTTCAGCATTTGCCAAGGCGCGCATAGACTGGAAGGAAACTCCGGAGGCTCACGTTTTCAAGGCTGATCTTCCAGGAATAAAGAAAGAGGAAGTGAAAGTGGAGGTAGAAGAAGGCAGGGTTTTGCAGATAAGTGGAGAGAGAAGCAAAGAGAAGGAAGAGAAGAACGATAAGTGGCATAGAGTTGAGAGATCAAGAGGGAAATTCTTGAGAAGATTCAGGCTGCCAGAGAATGCAAAAGTTGACGAGGTTAAGGCAAGCATGGAGAACGGAGTCCTGACAGTGACTGTTCCTAAAGAGGAGGTCAAGAAACCAGATGTCAAGGCCATTGAGATCTCTGGTTGACTGAAAACAATGGCAAATTCCATCTATGGGGTGTTGCAGTTTGGTCTGAAAAAAGGTATTAGAATTACAATATCTTCTAATAAACAAGTAATATAGATGAGTGTAATCTGTAATATAATTGGTGTTATGTGGTTCTTTTGCATGGAGTTGTAATTTGAGTGTACTGAATTTTCTTTGTTAATACAGATTTGATCTTTTCGTTTTCTTACCTTCTTTAATGCGTTGAGAATTTCTGGGCTAAGTATGTGAGGTTTCTAATACAGCCCAATGTTCCAAGCAATCATGGAGCGAATTCACCAGAAAAAACTAAATCTTTTCGCTTGTTAATTAGTGGAACACAAATGTAAGAAAATTGAACTTATCACCTTCTTCGTATACAATTTTATTGTCATAATGCTTTCAGACTTTAtggaaataaattttattgatgaagattttttcaataattcaaattttattttattaaaatattaataaaaagtgCAAGTATTttgactataatttttttaatagttacttttaattaaaatttgaattcaaagggAGACTAAGACAGTGAGATTGCCAAAGGAAGAAACAGAGAAGGAAGGAGAAAAACAGAGGTAAAAATAGGGAAGGAAATAGGCAAAAGAAGaggggaagaaaaagaaaaaggaggagagaaaagagaaaggaaGCAAGATTCCTAGACTTGATACTAACTTTTAGGTGAAAATGTTAGCAAATTAAAGCAATGAAATTGAGACCGGCAAATGAAAGAGGGCAAGACCTGGGCATTTTGCTTAATTaggtttgaaaaaaaaaatttgtcctGAATCCgggttttgaaaaaaaattttaatcagaTTGTTTTGTCGTATTTTAGAGAGACGCGGGAATAAATAATAGATTTACCGCAtcttaaattatcaaatttttctttaaaaaatattggtatttaatatatttttaaaattgaatgaataaaaataacaaacacCTAATGGGTATAATTAATGGGATGAATAATTAAtatacttattttaaaaattttataaagttttaattttttttcaaaattaaaaaaattttttataatataaaaattaaataataattttcatatatatatatatatatatatatatatgaaggggtaatatattttttaatgaaaataattgaTGTTATTCAGATTAGATAGATTACGTGGTTGGATTGAAATTATACCGTGAGTTAACATGAGAGAATGGTGGTTGTCCATGGAGCAATTAGGACGTTCAAATTACTATTTCAAAGAGAGAATGTAATAAATTGCTTAGAGATTTAGTGTTGGAGAATAgtgtatttttgtttttataatcTTTTGCTGcagaaatataataataatataaaatttttcgaTAATCCGATAATGATGTAATtgtgtatttaataaaatatattgccAACTAATAAGTTGACAATCCCGTGATTATAAATAAAAGGTGAGTCTTGATGACATATTGTGTATTATGGTGTCCAAATCTTTCTTTCTAGAAATACATTTTCTACTCACTTAACTCTTACCACATGAACATTTCTCGTGATTACAGCtcatagtttattttaaatggCTTTTATATACCATCATTTACTTTATTTCGTAGACGCAATAAAATTCTTATATATATCATTTAACATATGCATAAAATGTAGTTTTGCTGTAAAATATCctaatgtttaaaaaaaaaattttaacctaaattaagaattttttttattaattggcctctctctttaatattttagagagagatttttctctctttcttcaattttttatatgagATTAAGTTCTCTTTTTTATCGGTTTACACGACTTTTCCTCCTCAAAGATTCTATCTCACCCAGAAATTTGAATATCGTCTTATCCTACATTTGATTGGGTtgttctttattaattttttgttaatttctcTTCCGATAGTGTGTTTGAGAGAGATAGATGAAAGACTAACTTGAGAGTTTTTTGAGAGAGGTTCATCTTTATGGGGTGGTTATCTTCTCGCTCTTTAGTATGGTATTTAATGGTTGATTTGGATCAAATTTGGATTCAAACTATCTTAATCCATCATAAGTTAGTTGGTTTTGTAATCAAATATAATCAatctatctatttttttttattggttaACTAATAATTAACCATTCAAATCATCTATTAGCTTCATATTCTatcaactattaaaattaatttaataattaatgatatattaattatgaaatttactaACATAATAAAAgcgtaattaaaaatataaattaaaaatatcataaaaattaaataaaaataaaataattaaatttaaatattacattttaaataataagcaaaaaataactaattaattttataaattatatatttttaaatctgGTAAggttaaaaaaatcttaattgcaaaataaaaattttaattttaattttaatttttcaaaaattaaaaagttaaaataaaaagttaaaataatctctacatattattttaattattttcaaaaatatgactaatttaatttttaaaaattaaaaaataaaatatattttacacattattatttttttttagaaacatgactacttttaaatattgcatgagttaaaaattaaataatttatgatgTTGTTGAGATTAAATAAACGATGTGATCAGAGCTGAGCGATAGTTGTAATTAGTTATGACCTGTAGGGAAGAAAACGTGAGGTGATAAGAGGTGTTCACAGCAGCCACTCCAATGCTAAAATCAATATTTCAAAAAGAGAATACAATGATTGCTTAGAGATTTAGTATTAAAGAATAGCGTACATTTACCTCCGCGATCGTTCTCTTTTTATACCGTAAGAAAATAGAGATAGATATAtcattttctgataatccaatAATGATGGAGCCGGATTATTAGTAAGGATCTTCATCGACTAATTGATCGAGAATCTCATGATTACAGGCATAAAGAGAATCTGCTGGATTGTAATTGTTAACACTAACTTCCTTGTAGAGTTTCATCCTGAAGTTAAAAGTGAGAGTCTGTTCAACCTGAAACCGACATGTCTTGAGATTGACTTGAATCTTCTGAGTCTTCTTTTCTACCGGTAGGACTACGTACAGGTTTATCACATAGTTTACTGTTTACTTTGAACGAATCTCATATAGCATTAAGGGACTCCACTGATCTTCGATTCAAAGATAATAGTTGCCTTTATGATCTGGGGCATGTGGCCGATTCATTGATAAGGGATCTTGTCGACTAATTGGTCAAAAATTCGGTGATTACAGGCATAAAAGAGGACTGCTGAATTATAGCCGTTAAGGCAATTTCATATGAAAATTTGACCTCTTCAGAATAAAGCAAAATTTGATTAACAATCGAATTGAGATTGACTTGAAATTTTTgagtcttttttttctttcgatGGGATCTGAGTATTACCTTATCAGACTTTTATTACATTGCTCTATCAGTGCCGCATGTTACCTTcttttgattattattattattattattattattattattattaaaataagttaataattacataaaataattggtttgatatatactataaaaaataaaaataatcataaaatttactaatcaaattataaaaaaaacaatgattaaaaatcaataaaaggttataattataattttattttttttgatatattttattaattttgttttttacGTATCAACAAgtatcttaaattttataagatataattatttattcttaaattttaagaacTTTTTCCACTAGTGGAGCGAATGAGGCATGGGCTTATATTTTGCATGCAGCCACATgaggaaaaattataaaatacataaattataCAGCATATTTATAtggtataataaattaataaaataaaaaaatatatataaaaaatattttttaaaaaaattaaattaattatcatgttttaagtgttcatcatctattttttaatataccaTAGTTGTTCTCACACACGTCAGACACGATCCTTTACTCCAATTTCCTCCACATTCTAGAAACATCTCCTGTTTCCTTCATCCTGAACCATCGAGAACTAACCATATACTTCTAGAAGTTTCATCATATAACAGTTAAGAAACCGCACCCTATATATACCTCCTTCCTTCCTCCCTTCAAACCCCAGATCTAAGCATAGAAATACACAAATACAAACAAGCCTTCACTGAGCAATCTTGTTCTTTTCTCTCAATTCCAATTTCAAAAACCGAGCAAGAAAAATGTCTCTCATTCCAAGCAGCTTCTTCGGTGGCCGGAGAACCAACGTCTTCGATCCTTTCTCTCTCGACTCCTGGCATCCCTTCCATGACTTCCCATTCCCAAGCACATCTCTCTCAGTCTCATCTCCTCGCTCTGAGTCCGCAAATGAAACTTCAGCATTTGCCAACACACGCATAGACTGGAAGGAAACTCCGGAGGCTCACGTTTTCAAGGCTGATCTTCCAGGAATAAAGAAAGAGGAAGTGAAAGTGGAGGTAGAAGACGGCAGGGTTTTGCAGATAAGTGGAGAGAGAAGCAAAGAGAAGGAAGAGAAGAACGAGAAGTGGCATAGAGTTGAGAGATCAAGTGGGAAATTCTTGAGAAGATTCAGGCTGCCAGAGAATGCAAAAGTTGACGAGGTTAAGGCAAGCATGGAGAACGGAGTCCTGACAGTGACTGTTCCTAAAGAGGAGGTCAAGAAACCAGATGTCAAGGCCATTGAGATCTCTGGTTGACTGAAAACAATGGCAAATTCCATCTACGGGGTGTTGCAGTTTGGTCTGAAAAAAGGTATTAGAATTACAATTTCTTCTAATAAACAAGTAATATGGATGAGTGTAATCTGCAATGTAATGGGTGTCATGTGGTTCTTTTGTATGGAGTTGTAATTTGAGTgtgctgaattttctttgttAATAAAGATTTGATCTTTTCGTATACAGTTTTATTGTCATAATTCTTTTCAGATTTatggaaataaattttaatgatgaagattttctctataattcaaattttattttattaaaaaattaataaaaagtgcAAGTATTttgactataattttttttttataattacttttaattaaaatttgaattcaaagggAGACTGAGACAGTGAGATTGCCAAAGGAAGAAACAGAGAAGGAAGGGGAAAAACAGAGGTAAAATCAGGGAAGGAAAGAGGCAAAGGAAGaggggaagaaaaagaaaaaggagagaaaagagaaaggaaGCAAGATTCCTAGACTTGATACTAACTTTTAGGTGAAAATGTTAGCAAATTAAAGCAATGAAATTGAGACCGGCAAATAAAAGAGGGTAAGATCTGGGCATTTTGCTTAATTAGGTTTGAAAAAAAGTTTGTCCTGAATCTGggtttaaaacaagttttaaaTCAGATCGTTTTGCCACATTTTAGAGAGACGCGGaaataaataatagatttaCCGCATCTTAAAtgatcaaaattttcttttaagaaaaaaggaaaagtgatatttaatatatttttaaaactgaatGACTAAAAATCAGagtgattaattaatatatttattttaaaaattttaatgtaatttttttaaattaaaaaaattaagtaacaattttttttatagtatagaaatggttaatatatctttttaattaaaataattgatgtTATTGAAATGAGATAAACATTGTGGCCACTAACTGTAACTTACTGTAAAGATTTAACATCTTTAGAATAGAGCGAATGGAGCGAATTTTGACGAAGAATTGAATTAAGACTA encodes:
- the LOC110631094 gene encoding 17.3 kDa class I heat shock protein, which translates into the protein MSLIPSSFFGGRRANVFDPFSLDFWDPFYGFPFPSTSLSVSAPRSESANETSAFAKARIDWKETPEAHVFKADLPGIKKEEVKVEVEEGRVLQISGERSKEKEEKNDKWHRVERSRGKFLRRFRLPENAKVDEVKASMENGVLTVTVPKEEVKKPDVKAIEISG
- the LOC110630982 gene encoding 17.3 kDa class I heat shock protein, coding for MSLIPSSFFGGRRTNVFDPFSLDSWHPFHDFPFPSTSLSVSSPRSESANETSAFANTRIDWKETPEAHVFKADLPGIKKEEVKVEVEDGRVLQISGERSKEKEEKNEKWHRVERSSGKFLRRFRLPENAKVDEVKASMENGVLTVTVPKEEVKKPDVKAIEISG